The Streptomyces sp. NBC_00162 genome window below encodes:
- a CDS encoding virginiamycin B lyase, with protein MTPPAIEEYAVSGRDSGPYAVTTGPDGALWFTMVHSGSIGRLVPGQEPASHQLASDSGPTVICNGPDGALWFTEYRAHRIGRITTVGQVTEFTPPTAECGPFGIAAGPDGALWFTETAADRIGRLTTDGTVTEYPLPRTGAFPSAIAAAGDAMWFTMNQANAIGRIGMNGRITVHELPTEAAAPVGIAVGPDGSVWFTEIAAGQIGRRAPDGRVTEYPLPDRSARPHAVTTDADGTAWFTEWGGNRVGSVTSDGTVTVHDLPTPASEPHGITVGPDGALWTALETGALARIITTKNIEQRNAL; from the coding sequence GTGACACCCCCGGCCATCGAGGAGTACGCGGTGTCCGGTCGCGACAGCGGCCCGTACGCGGTCACCACCGGCCCGGACGGCGCGCTGTGGTTCACCATGGTGCACAGCGGCAGCATCGGCCGGCTGGTCCCGGGGCAGGAGCCGGCCAGTCATCAACTCGCCTCGGACAGCGGCCCGACTGTCATCTGTAACGGGCCGGACGGCGCACTCTGGTTCACCGAGTACCGGGCGCACCGGATCGGGCGGATCACGACGGTCGGCCAGGTGACCGAGTTCACGCCGCCGACCGCGGAGTGCGGGCCTTTCGGTATCGCGGCGGGGCCGGACGGCGCGCTGTGGTTCACCGAGACCGCCGCCGACCGCATCGGCCGCCTCACCACCGACGGAACGGTCACGGAGTACCCGCTGCCACGCACGGGAGCGTTCCCCTCCGCGATCGCCGCGGCCGGGGACGCGATGTGGTTCACGATGAACCAGGCCAACGCCATCGGCCGTATCGGCATGAACGGCCGCATCACGGTGCACGAGCTGCCCACCGAGGCGGCCGCGCCGGTGGGTATCGCCGTGGGCCCGGACGGAAGCGTCTGGTTCACCGAGATCGCGGCAGGTCAGATCGGCCGGAGAGCGCCTGACGGCCGGGTCACCGAGTACCCGCTGCCCGACCGATCGGCCCGGCCGCACGCCGTCACAACCGACGCCGACGGCACGGCCTGGTTCACCGAGTGGGGCGGCAACCGCGTCGGCTCGGTCACCTCCGACGGCACGGTCACCGTCCACGACCTGCCCACCCCGGCCTCCGAGCCGCACGGGATCACGGTTGGCCCGGACGGCGCCCTGTGGACGGCCCTGGAGACAGGCGCACTGGCCCGCATCATCACCACCAAGAACATCGAACAGAGGAACGCCTTATGA
- a CDS encoding YciI family protein: MKYALVIFETHASRARIRADRDGYRKAYETWIGELAAAGKLAGGDALDTEHRGPVTVRKTADGSAAVTEGPVHSGEETLGGWFVLEVADHAEAIELARGFPTPEALEIRPVLESA; encoded by the coding sequence ATGAAATACGCCCTCGTGATCTTCGAGACGCATGCGTCACGCGCCCGGATCCGGGCCGACCGCGACGGCTACCGGAAGGCTTACGAGACCTGGATCGGCGAGCTCGCGGCAGCGGGCAAGCTGGCCGGCGGCGACGCCCTCGACACCGAGCACCGGGGTCCCGTGACGGTGCGCAAGACGGCGGACGGGTCCGCAGCGGTGACCGAGGGGCCCGTGCACAGCGGCGAGGAGACCCTCGGCGGCTGGTTCGTACTGGAAGTTGCCGACCACGCCGAGGCCATCGAGCTGGCCCGGGGCTTCCCCACCCCGGAGGCGCTCGAAATCCGCCCGGTCCTCGAATCGGCCTGA
- a CDS encoding FKBP-type peptidyl-prolyl cis-trans isomerase gives MSELTKPEVDVPKGDAPTELTIRDLVVGDGAEVKPGMVVRVHYVGVTFESGKEFDASWDRGQPYKFALGSGKVIKGWDRGVRGMKVGGRREIIVPPRLGYGNQSPSPLIPAGSTLVFVVDLLDSYSGTAGWSNAQ, from the coding sequence ATGAGTGAACTGACGAAGCCCGAGGTCGACGTTCCGAAGGGTGACGCTCCTACCGAGCTGACCATCCGGGACCTGGTCGTCGGGGACGGGGCCGAGGTGAAGCCGGGCATGGTGGTCAGGGTCCACTACGTCGGGGTGACCTTCGAGTCCGGGAAGGAGTTCGATGCCTCCTGGGACCGGGGCCAGCCGTACAAGTTCGCCCTGGGCAGCGGCAAGGTCATCAAGGGCTGGGACCGGGGGGTGAGGGGGATGAAGGTCGGCGGTCGGCGCGAGATCATCGTTCCCCCGCGTCTCGGCTACGGCAATCAGTCGCCCTCGCCGTTGATCCCGGCGGGCTCGACCCTGGTCTTCGTGGTGGACCTGCTCGACTCGTATTCCGGCACAGCCGGGTGGAGCAACGCCCAGTAA
- a CDS encoding LysR family transcriptional regulator — translation MAPQDTRPLPDLGRLRLLVELGRLGTMAAVATATGYGTSAVSKHLAVLETEVDAQLLRPVGRRVRLTPAGERLAEHAVAILAAVEEARAELSGGAEPAGRVRLASFFTAVEPVVLPMLTRLGTAYPRIEVETYEHEPDHTIDLVRSGSIDLGLVYHYSLVPRTVPPELSVRQVEEQPLFLAVPAHHADAGRPVALTELRDFAGAGWIANSRGTDDDELVQRVCAIAGFAPRIAHRMDSLHLVNSLVGAGLGVALLAESGIERDRTDVAFRPLDPLAGTRRTSLLVRAGQWSWPPIAAVTSLITEHTA, via the coding sequence ATGGCACCCCAGGACACGCGCCCGCTTCCGGATCTCGGCCGACTTCGGCTGCTCGTAGAGCTGGGCCGCCTGGGCACCATGGCCGCGGTCGCCACGGCCACCGGATACGGGACCTCGGCCGTCTCCAAGCACCTGGCCGTGCTAGAGACGGAGGTCGATGCACAGCTGCTGAGGCCGGTGGGGCGGCGGGTCCGGCTGACGCCTGCGGGCGAACGCCTGGCGGAGCACGCGGTCGCCATCCTCGCCGCGGTGGAGGAGGCGCGGGCCGAGCTGAGCGGCGGGGCCGAGCCAGCGGGGCGCGTGCGGCTCGCGAGCTTCTTCACCGCGGTCGAGCCGGTGGTGCTGCCCATGCTCACGCGGCTGGGGACGGCGTATCCGCGGATCGAGGTCGAGACCTACGAGCACGAGCCGGATCACACCATCGATCTCGTGCGCTCGGGCAGCATCGACCTCGGTTTGGTCTACCACTACAGCCTGGTGCCGCGTACGGTCCCACCGGAACTCAGCGTCCGGCAGGTCGAGGAGCAGCCGCTCTTCCTCGCGGTCCCCGCCCATCACGCGGACGCCGGACGGCCCGTCGCGCTGACCGAACTGCGGGACTTCGCCGGAGCGGGATGGATCGCCAATTCGCGCGGCACCGATGACGACGAACTCGTCCAGCGGGTGTGCGCGATCGCCGGTTTCGCGCCGCGCATCGCGCATCGCATGGACAGCCTGCACCTGGTGAACAGCCTCGTCGGGGCGGGCCTCGGAGTGGCCCTGCTCGCCGAGTCGGGAATCGAACGGGACCGCACCGATGTCGCCTTCCGGCCTCTCGACCCCCTGGCCGGCACCCGCCGCACCTCGCTCCTGGTGCGCGCCGGCCAATGGTCCTGGCCTCCCATCGCAGCCGTGACCTCCCTCATCACCGAGCACACGGCGTGA
- a CDS encoding EamA family transporter, with translation MNASAAPVVAPHQVAATPHGPMRPADRPRGLPGAVLLLVAMAVLHTGGALATELFDSLGPAGTTWLRLSFAAVFLLAFTGRSLWRVVRAASRADLLVTVALGAVSAGMMLLFSESAARLPLGTATALEFLGPLAVAVAGSRRPRELAWLALAAAGVLLLTSPWTGVTDFAGVLFGLGSAVCWALYVIGTAHVGSRFSAQHGLALSLAVAAVVAAPFGAPEAVVNLDWKVAAAAAGIAVLMPLVPFLLEMKALQRMTKTTYGTLAGLEPAVSLLAGVLLIAQTPTVVQAAGTVLVVMAGIGAARRETGR, from the coding sequence ATGAACGCCTCTGCCGCCCCCGTCGTGGCACCCCACCAGGTTGCCGCCACCCCCCACGGCCCGATGCGGCCCGCCGACCGGCCGCGCGGTCTGCCCGGGGCGGTGCTCCTCCTCGTCGCCATGGCGGTGCTGCACACCGGCGGTGCCCTGGCGACCGAGCTGTTCGACTCCCTCGGTCCGGCCGGCACGACCTGGCTGCGTCTTTCCTTCGCTGCCGTGTTCCTGCTCGCCTTCACCGGCCGGTCCCTTTGGCGAGTGGTACGTGCGGCCTCCCGGGCCGATCTGCTCGTCACCGTGGCCCTGGGAGCAGTCAGCGCCGGCATGATGCTGCTGTTCTCGGAGTCCGCCGCCCGGCTGCCGCTGGGTACGGCGACGGCGCTGGAGTTCCTCGGACCGCTGGCCGTGGCCGTCGCCGGGTCCCGGCGCCCCAGGGAACTGGCGTGGCTGGCGCTGGCCGCGGCAGGCGTCCTGCTCCTCACGTCGCCCTGGACCGGCGTCACCGATTTCGCAGGAGTCCTCTTCGGGCTGGGGTCGGCCGTCTGCTGGGCGTTGTACGTCATCGGCACCGCGCACGTCGGCAGCAGGTTCTCGGCGCAGCACGGCCTGGCCCTCTCCCTCGCGGTGGCCGCAGTCGTCGCCGCGCCGTTCGGGGCGCCGGAGGCGGTCGTGAACCTCGACTGGAAGGTGGCCGCCGCGGCGGCGGGCATCGCCGTACTGATGCCGCTGGTCCCCTTCCTGCTGGAGATGAAAGCGCTCCAGCGCATGACCAAGACCACCTACGGCACCCTGGCCGGCCTCGAGCCCGCCGTAAGCCTGCTGGCCGGCGTGCTCCTCATCGCCCAGACCCCGACCGTCGTGCAGGCGGCGGGCACCGTACTCGTCGTCATGGCAGGGATCGGAGCGGCACGCCGGGAAACGGGCCGTTGA
- a CDS encoding serine/threonine-protein kinase: MDSDLTVDEPYEAPPPLTGAPAAIDEVLDGRWSVAELRRGGQAWVLIVDDLERGQRRAIKTRLSAALTGDAELAMLLGLEPHPHTITALDVVELRGQLGIVFEYVPSTLTDLIQEQPGLHLAEILQQVCDGMAHLSKEGTEVAHLDLKPSNVLVDDAGRAKIADFGLAQQVRIQDGRFSTAPGGTWAYAAPEVLRRESCDSRADVFSFGVLLYEACTGKLPYPFPLAPDPNTQRAQLLDYYASSGPRHRTEQFYWGQSTMAEVPFLLPGEGLNIFLSSCLQEHMEERPQSFRKLAVMLAKSLHRPPVDAVAVPLPEIDQQHREVALARALIRLGRFGEAVNRLNRLLATPLPPEFFATVRDTTHQALTGGGRHAEAAALMDWR, translated from the coding sequence TTGGACAGCGATCTGACCGTCGATGAGCCGTACGAAGCGCCCCCACCGTTAACGGGCGCGCCCGCTGCCATCGACGAGGTGCTGGATGGTCGCTGGTCGGTGGCGGAACTCCGCCGCGGCGGGCAGGCATGGGTCCTGATCGTCGACGACCTTGAGCGCGGACAACGCCGCGCGATCAAGACTCGGCTGTCCGCCGCGCTCACCGGCGATGCGGAACTCGCGATGCTGCTGGGGCTCGAACCCCATCCCCACACCATCACCGCGCTTGACGTGGTCGAGTTGCGCGGGCAGTTGGGCATCGTCTTCGAGTACGTTCCCTCGACCCTGACCGACCTGATACAAGAGCAACCCGGGCTCCACCTCGCCGAGATCCTCCAGCAGGTGTGCGACGGCATGGCTCACCTGTCCAAGGAGGGCACCGAGGTCGCCCACCTCGATCTCAAGCCGTCGAACGTGCTCGTCGACGACGCCGGTCGCGCCAAGATCGCCGACTTCGGCTTGGCCCAGCAGGTCCGCATCCAGGATGGGCGCTTCTCGACCGCACCGGGTGGAACCTGGGCGTACGCCGCGCCCGAGGTGCTCCGGCGGGAATCGTGCGACTCGCGGGCTGACGTCTTCTCCTTTGGGGTGCTTCTCTACGAAGCGTGTACGGGAAAGCTTCCCTACCCCTTCCCGCTGGCTCCGGACCCGAATACTCAGCGCGCGCAACTGCTCGATTACTACGCGTCCTCAGGCCCACGTCACCGCACCGAGCAGTTCTATTGGGGTCAGTCCACGATGGCTGAGGTTCCTTTCCTCCTGCCAGGCGAAGGCCTCAATATTTTCCTGTCGAGTTGCCTGCAGGAACACATGGAAGAACGGCCGCAGTCATTCCGGAAGCTCGCCGTCATGCTCGCCAAAAGCCTCCACAGGCCCCCTGTGGACGCAGTAGCCGTTCCACTGCCCGAAATTGACCAGCAGCACAGGGAGGTTGCGCTGGCGCGCGCATTGATCCGGCTCGGCCGGTTCGGCGAGGCCGTGAACCGGCTGAACCGATTGCTGGCGACACCGCTGCCTCCAGAATTCTTCGCGACCGTCCGAGACACAACTCACCAGGCGTTGACCGGCGGCGGACGCCATGCCGAAGCGGCCGCCCTCATGGATTGGCGGTGA
- a CDS encoding S1 family peptidase translates to MDTVGRLVRDGMAVATAFIVTADGLAATAAHVLTPHADAEWTFEPIAAPGLSLPVDTSLPSDPAADVALIQVRGTGDWQPMTLVSHTSATPGDPVHLRGFAASRDYDSGVGSYVGAMAEKGRAWVKASCRHAQPGMSGAPVLLTGTGGVIGVVSARLNSGRWNRDTVLLAPTEDLVALAPGRLRLAKPVRQFVTGTLRLSWLRGSAAELILESDDFNVSLGRNAHNRVYLPDDRDSRFHGHLALVGTTLVYQHMGSRPASLSGATRQLKLVKGDSCPVGDKDRLSVASGMLLVEFSAPDLFDPNAGPTPPDDEEEPPVGQRSDRR, encoded by the coding sequence GTGGACACCGTAGGAAGGCTGGTACGCGACGGCATGGCCGTCGCGACCGCATTCATCGTCACTGCCGATGGGCTCGCAGCCACCGCAGCTCACGTTCTCACTCCCCACGCAGACGCCGAATGGACCTTCGAGCCGATCGCTGCGCCCGGATTGTCGCTGCCGGTCGACACCTCGTTGCCCTCGGATCCGGCAGCCGATGTGGCGCTCATCCAAGTCCGCGGGACCGGGGACTGGCAACCGATGACGCTCGTTTCACACACGAGCGCCACGCCGGGAGACCCGGTTCACCTGCGCGGTTTCGCCGCATCACGCGACTACGACTCCGGTGTCGGCAGCTACGTCGGCGCAATGGCGGAGAAGGGCCGTGCCTGGGTGAAGGCGAGCTGCCGGCACGCTCAACCAGGCATGAGCGGGGCCCCGGTGCTACTCACCGGAACGGGCGGCGTCATCGGCGTCGTATCGGCGCGCCTCAACTCGGGACGTTGGAACCGCGACACCGTGCTGCTCGCCCCGACTGAGGATCTCGTCGCGCTCGCTCCCGGGCGCCTCCGTCTCGCCAAACCGGTCCGCCAGTTCGTGACCGGGACGTTGCGGTTGTCGTGGCTGCGGGGAAGCGCAGCCGAACTCATCCTGGAATCAGACGACTTCAACGTTTCGCTCGGCCGCAATGCCCACAATCGGGTGTACTTGCCGGACGACCGCGACAGCCGCTTCCACGGCCACCTGGCCCTGGTCGGCACGACACTGGTCTACCAGCACATGGGCTCCCGACCCGCGTCCCTGTCGGGCGCCACGAGGCAGTTGAAGCTCGTCAAGGGTGACTCCTGCCCGGTCGGCGACAAGGATCGCCTGAGTGTCGCGAGCGGAATGCTGCTGGTGGAGTTTTCCGCGCCTGATCTTTTCGACCCGAATGCAGGACCGACGCCGCCGGACGACGAGGAGGAGCCACCAGTTGGACAGCGATCTGACCGTCGATGA
- a CDS encoding aldehyde dehydrogenase family protein, with protein sequence MARYAAPGTKGALMSYASRYGHFIGGEYVEPALGRYFANPSPVTGETFTEVARGTAEDVERALDAAHAAAPAWGRTSVAERSTILLRIADRMEQNLEALAVAESWENGKPIRETLAADMPLAIDQFRYFAGALRAQEGALSQLDDDTVAYHFHEPLGVVGQIIPWNFPILMAVWKLAPALAAGNTVVLKPAEQTPASVHYWLSLVADLLPPGVVNVVNGFGEEAGKPLASSPRVAKIAFTGETATGRLIMQYAAEHLKPVTLELGGKSPNLFFDDIWTAEDDLRDKALEGFTMFALNQGEVCTSPSRALIERGRYGDFLDAAVARTELIVPGHPLDTDTMIGAQASEEQLKKVLSYVEIGRQEGAKILTGGERIDHGGDLAGGFYVQPTIFEGDNRMRIFQEEIFGPVVSVTSFHDFDDAVRIANDTAYGLGAGVWTRDINTAYRAGRAIQAGRVWTNCYHAYPAHAAFGGYKQSGIGRETHKMMLEHYQQTKNLLVSYSPKQLGFF encoded by the coding sequence ATGGCCCGTTACGCTGCGCCCGGTACCAAGGGGGCGCTCATGTCGTACGCGTCCCGCTACGGCCACTTCATCGGCGGCGAGTACGTCGAGCCCGCCCTCGGCCGGTACTTCGCGAACCCGTCCCCCGTCACCGGGGAGACCTTCACGGAGGTGGCGCGCGGTACGGCGGAGGACGTGGAGCGGGCGCTGGACGCGGCGCACGCGGCGGCGCCCGCCTGGGGGCGGACCTCCGTCGCCGAGCGGTCGACGATCCTGCTGCGCATCGCCGACCGGATGGAGCAGAACCTGGAGGCGCTCGCGGTCGCGGAGAGCTGGGAGAACGGCAAGCCGATCCGCGAGACGCTCGCCGCGGACATGCCCCTCGCGATCGACCAGTTCCGCTACTTCGCGGGTGCGCTGCGCGCGCAGGAGGGTGCCCTGAGCCAGCTCGACGACGACACGGTGGCCTACCACTTCCACGAACCGCTGGGCGTGGTCGGCCAGATCATCCCGTGGAACTTCCCGATCCTGATGGCGGTGTGGAAGCTGGCCCCGGCGCTGGCGGCGGGGAACACGGTGGTGCTGAAGCCCGCCGAGCAGACCCCGGCGTCGGTGCACTACTGGCTGAGCCTGGTGGCGGACCTGCTGCCGCCGGGCGTGGTGAACGTCGTCAACGGCTTCGGCGAAGAGGCCGGAAAGCCGCTCGCCTCCAGCCCGCGCGTCGCGAAGATCGCCTTCACCGGGGAGACCGCCACCGGTCGGCTGATCATGCAGTACGCGGCCGAGCACCTGAAGCCGGTCACCCTGGAGCTCGGCGGCAAGAGCCCGAACCTGTTCTTCGACGACATCTGGACGGCCGAGGACGACCTGCGCGACAAGGCCCTGGAGGGGTTCACCATGTTCGCCCTCAACCAGGGCGAGGTGTGCACGAGTCCGTCGCGCGCCCTGATCGAGCGGGGCCGGTACGGGGACTTCCTCGACGCGGCGGTGGCGCGAACGGAACTGATCGTGCCGGGGCATCCGCTGGACACTGACACGATGATCGGCGCGCAGGCCTCGGAGGAGCAGCTGAAGAAGGTCCTGTCGTACGTGGAGATCGGCCGGCAGGAGGGTGCGAAGATCCTCACCGGCGGCGAGCGCATCGACCACGGCGGGGACCTGGCGGGCGGCTTCTACGTCCAGCCGACCATCTTCGAGGGCGACAACCGCATGCGGATCTTCCAGGAGGAGATCTTCGGCCCGGTGGTGTCGGTGACCTCGTTCCACGACTTCGACGACGCGGTGCGGATCGCAAACGACACGGCGTACGGGCTGGGGGCGGGCGTCTGGACCCGTGACATCAACACCGCCTACCGCGCGGGGCGCGCGATCCAGGCGGGCCGCGTGTGGACGAACTGCTACCACGCCTACCCGGCACACGCGGCGTTCGGCGGCTACAAGCAGTCGGGCATCGGCCGCGAAACCCACAAGATGATGCTGGAGCACTACCAGCAGACGAAGAACCTCCTGGTCTCGTACTCCCCCAAGCAGCTCGGCTTCTTCTAG
- a CDS encoding GAF domain-containing protein, with protein sequence MDDPSVALPGGADPAERTRELRRAHAAFTRDGRVEAPVRAVIARSWRRCARARVSPECTPRVELAEAQLRPYRAEHPLARVMPLFRDLVGTFAAHGAHLLAVCDAQGRLLWVEGEPGTLRRAEGLGFVPGARWAETAMGTNAPGTAVAVGEPVQVFGAEHFSRRVHPWTCAAAPVRDPRTGGLLGAVDITGGDGLAHPHSLAFVQAVARAAEAQLALIDPGPPAAGDALTALGQDEALLVTGGRPVRLGRRHSEIMVLLAHHTAGLSGEELAIALYEDESVSPVTLRAEISRLRALLGPAAPLSRPYRTAGPLDTDFTALTRHLAAGAISAALHHYPGPLLPASTAPGIVRLRRRIEDQARAAVIARADAGLLTDWVCSPWGADDPEAWRALASALPPEGRPAALARVRALDGELGARGVAVRPLGWPGGRGRATYPQPARS encoded by the coding sequence ATGGACGATCCTTCGGTGGCCCTGCCGGGCGGGGCCGATCCCGCCGAGCGCACGCGCGAACTGCGGCGGGCGCATGCCGCGTTCACCCGGGACGGGCGGGTCGAGGCCCCGGTCCGCGCGGTCATCGCGCGGTCCTGGCGGCGGTGCGCCCGGGCCCGGGTCAGCCCGGAGTGCACCCCGCGGGTGGAACTGGCGGAGGCGCAGCTTCGGCCGTACCGCGCGGAGCACCCGCTGGCCCGGGTGATGCCGCTGTTCCGGGACTTGGTCGGGACGTTCGCCGCGCACGGGGCGCACCTGCTGGCGGTGTGCGACGCCCAGGGCAGGCTGCTGTGGGTGGAGGGCGAACCGGGCACGCTGCGGCGGGCGGAGGGGCTCGGTTTCGTCCCCGGCGCGCGCTGGGCGGAGACGGCGATGGGAACCAACGCGCCGGGTACGGCCGTGGCAGTCGGCGAGCCCGTTCAGGTCTTCGGAGCCGAGCACTTCAGCCGCCGGGTCCATCCGTGGACCTGCGCGGCGGCCCCGGTCCGCGATCCGCGCACGGGCGGGCTGCTGGGCGCGGTGGACATCACGGGTGGCGACGGTCTCGCCCACCCCCATTCCCTCGCCTTCGTCCAGGCGGTCGCGCGGGCGGCGGAGGCCCAGTTGGCCCTGATCGATCCCGGGCCGCCGGCGGCGGGCGACGCGCTCACCGCGCTCGGTCAGGACGAGGCGCTGCTGGTCACGGGGGGCCGCCCGGTACGGCTGGGGCGGCGGCACAGCGAGATCATGGTGCTGCTGGCGCACCACACCGCGGGGTTGTCGGGCGAGGAGCTGGCGATCGCGCTGTACGAGGACGAGTCGGTGTCACCCGTGACGTTACGCGCCGAAATCTCCCGGCTGCGCGCCCTGCTGGGGCCCGCCGCCCCGCTCTCGCGGCCCTACCGCACGGCCGGTCCGCTGGACACCGACTTCACGGCCCTGACCCGGCACCTGGCCGCCGGCGCGATCTCCGCCGCGCTCCACCACTACCCCGGCCCCCTCCTGCCCGCCTCCACCGCGCCGGGCATCGTCCGGCTGCGGCGGCGGATCGAGGACCAGGCGCGGGCCGCCGTGATCGCCCGCGCGGATGCCGGGCTGCTGACCGACTGGGTGTGCAGCCCGTGGGGCGCGGACGACCCGGAGGCGTGGCGGGCCCTGGCGTCGGCGCTGCCTCCCGAGGGCCGGCCGGCCGCGCTGGCCCGCGTACGCGCCCTGGACGGGGAGCTCGGCGCGCGCGGGGTTGCCGTACGGCCGCTCGGGTGGCCCGGTGGCCGCGGGCGTGCAACGTATCCGCAACCTGCCCGCTCCTAG